In the Paenibacillus sp. FSL H7-0357 genome, one interval contains:
- a CDS encoding general stress protein — protein sequence MTNKIVGVFDTEQEATRAIEGLQSRGVSNDEISVITRDRDELKSISDDTGTMAPEGVATGAATGGVVGGITGLLAGIGALAIPGIGPILAAGPIVATLTGAAIGAGAGGLVGGLIGLGIPEDEAKEYEGYVDSGKILVLVDDNGRGRDIHDVFSGSQSLNSGRYNNLYSDTTVDDTLINRETTDTYNRNRL from the coding sequence GTGACTAACAAAATTGTAGGAGTTTTCGATACGGAACAAGAAGCGACCAGAGCAATTGAAGGACTTCAAAGTCGAGGAGTCAGCAATGACGAAATCTCAGTAATCACAAGAGACCGCGATGAATTAAAAAGCATTTCTGATGATACAGGTACGATGGCTCCCGAAGGGGTAGCGACAGGCGCGGCTACAGGTGGTGTGGTAGGCGGAATTACCGGGTTGCTCGCAGGAATCGGGGCATTAGCCATTCCGGGGATCGGTCCCATTCTGGCGGCTGGACCTATTGTGGCAACACTCACTGGAGCAGCTATTGGTGCCGGTGCCGGTGGTCTGGTAGGCGGATTGATTGGTCTTGGTATTCCTGAGGATGAAGCCAAGGAATATGAAGGATATGTCGACAGCGGCAAAATCCTTGTTCTCGTAGATGACAACGGCAGAGGCCGGGATATCCACGATGTGTTCAGCGGCAGCCAATCCTTGAACTCTGGTCGATACAATAACCTCTACAGCGATACTACAGTGGATGACACCTTGATTAACAGGGAAACAACCGATACTTATAACCGTAACAGATTGTAA
- a CDS encoding helix-turn-helix transcriptional regulator: MAFMIAQRAFIKVYLITMVEQHKGYGYQMLEDLRRDFKAHSYAPPQSEIYRALHELVQQGILYRTKQLKGNDPKVDFQEIVLYHFTADGEEKARLYKKQVKTDLDRCLGILNKAVADNF; the protein is encoded by the coding sequence ATGGCATTTATGATTGCCCAGCGGGCTTTTATTAAAGTATATCTGATTACGATGGTAGAACAGCACAAGGGATACGGTTATCAAATGCTGGAGGATTTGCGGAGAGATTTCAAAGCTCATAGCTATGCTCCTCCCCAAAGTGAAATCTACCGTGCGCTCCATGAACTGGTGCAGCAAGGAATACTTTACCGCACTAAGCAGTTGAAGGGAAATGATCCTAAGGTCGATTTTCAGGAAATTGTCTTATATCATTTCACGGCCGATGGGGAGGAAAAAGCCAGGCTCTATAAAAAGCAGGTGAAGACAGACCTTGACCGCTGCCTCGGTATATTAAACAAGGCGGTAGCGGATAATTTCTAA
- a CDS encoding TraR/DksA C4-type zinc finger protein: MSHLSNSQLATLKAALEERKEELEQHFSSNGEENSLLGDSLKISTGELSSVDNHPADTGTETFERSRDLGINKALTEELEEIEAALQRMKDGTYGVCIASKQNIPYERLEAIPYTAYTVEYSPGRELSSDRPVEEQVMTPPPAGAGEGRQEHSGRFDDAGAWDSVEDYGSASSPVTPPGQDVEKEDS; encoded by the coding sequence ATGAGCCACTTAAGTAACTCGCAGCTGGCCACACTTAAAGCTGCTTTAGAAGAGCGCAAAGAAGAATTGGAACAACATTTCTCCAGTAATGGTGAAGAAAACAGCCTGCTCGGTGATTCGCTCAAAATCTCAACCGGTGAACTCTCCTCCGTCGACAACCATCCGGCTGACACAGGCACAGAGACCTTCGAAAGAAGCAGAGATTTGGGTATTAACAAAGCTCTTACAGAAGAATTAGAAGAGATAGAAGCAGCGCTGCAACGAATGAAGGATGGTACCTACGGTGTCTGTATCGCCAGCAAACAAAACATCCCTTATGAACGTTTAGAGGCCATTCCTTACACAGCCTATACCGTAGAATACTCTCCCGGCAGAGAGCTCTCGAGTGACCGTCCCGTAGAAGAACAGGTAATGACACCTCCTCCTGCCGGGGCAGGCGAGGGACGGCAGGAGCATAGCGGAAGATTTGATGATGCCGGGGCCTGGGATTCCGTTGAGGACTACGGCAGCGCCAGCTCTCCGGTCACACCTCCCGGGCAGGATGTAGAAAAAGAGGATTCCTGA
- a CDS encoding DivIVA domain-containing protein, translating into MDEHMKRRLDKQRKLFSQLGITLDALTIHEKEFGMKLRGYDAEEVDTFLDSVIKDYERFYATIADLMDKWQEQQIELREMKAETKAIPVAPPIVRGIDPRELEDVIIKLENNIRQLKDRLPQSEGYL; encoded by the coding sequence ATGGATGAACATATGAAACGCCGATTGGACAAGCAGAGAAAGCTGTTCAGCCAGCTCGGCATTACACTTGATGCACTGACGATTCATGAGAAGGAATTTGGTATGAAGCTTCGTGGTTATGACGCGGAGGAAGTAGATACTTTTCTGGACAGCGTAATCAAGGATTACGAACGATTTTATGCGACGATTGCCGATTTGATGGATAAGTGGCAGGAACAGCAGATTGAACTCCGCGAAATGAAAGCTGAGACCAAGGCAATTCCAGTCGCTCCTCCGATCGTTAGAGGAATTGATCCGAGAGAGTTGGAGGATGTTATCATCAAACTTGAAAACAATATCCGTCAATTAAAAGATAGACTGCCACAAAGTGAAGGCTACTTGTGA
- a CDS encoding CHASE3 domain-containing protein, with protein sequence MPKKQTWSLKIRGKIAVGYVLIFLMLGLFLLIVSSRITDLEKETVFLSDHDIEVHELTYQIEKNVLDMETGQRGYALTGDNSYLVPFNSGLAAWQINLAKLNGLIADNPDQMRNLGVIKENIQLWIDLAGQPVVDLKRNGEDQAIAKFFRNDTGKSVIDSIRSQSDYFRDNERKLTNERISNLKESNSRLLITMYILWTLVVLLAVLITYLISASIVNPLQHVILAINGIAGGGNMSERIKVKTMDEIYDLGEATNSLLDKVQLEQWSSEQQTAMSVILQEATDIYLLCRTFMNKLATTLEMQYGAIYVMDHKERYKCMYSYAGAEKTEFPFAEDSILPGVGLVGQCAVDKRIIIVEDLPENYISINSALGRTAPRFAVIAPIIFENKTVAVLEVASLTQWASYHHELLSKLLDMMAVSVNSVMTRMEIQKLYHNSQVMNEELQVQSEELQVQSEELQVQTEELQNQTNELLTVNRELENQKAVAENAAVELERYNEQLELSSRYKSEFLANMSHELRTPLNSMLILSQLLAENRNNNLSEEEQGYASVIHNSGTDLLVMINDILDLSKVEAGKMMVEMDAVNLTELPTLLRGYFGKTAEQQKLEFSVNIGAEVPDLFYTDEMRLHQILRNLLSNAFKFTEVGSVQVDITRIEAYSDPQYNPTEPVLAFSVKDTGIGISEEHRELIFEAFMQADGSTVRKFGGTGLGLSISLQLARLLGGYISLQSELGQGSTFTLFLPCRCLEADMEDGLQPPGSWSTVAAAREREVTQKPEKATITVDTSLFEKQYDMLQGRTVLIVDDDLRNIYALKQGLEPYQMNILTAQSGFECLQIVREQANVDIVLLDIMMPNLDGYDTLSIIREELLLPDLPIIAISAKTMKEDREKCLAAGATDFISKPVVMKDVITRMCRWITVE encoded by the coding sequence TTGCCCAAGAAGCAAACTTGGAGCTTAAAGATTCGTGGCAAAATTGCAGTAGGCTATGTCTTGATTTTCTTAATGTTAGGCCTTTTTCTGCTGATCGTATCCAGTAGAATTACCGATCTTGAGAAGGAAACAGTTTTCCTGAGTGACCATGATATAGAAGTGCACGAGCTTACATATCAAATTGAAAAAAATGTCCTGGATATGGAGACCGGACAAAGAGGATATGCGCTCACCGGAGACAATTCCTACCTGGTTCCATTTAATAGCGGCCTTGCAGCTTGGCAGATCAATCTTGCCAAGCTGAATGGTCTGATTGCAGACAATCCGGACCAGATGCGGAATCTAGGCGTTATTAAAGAAAATATTCAATTATGGATTGATCTGGCCGGACAGCCAGTGGTTGATCTAAAGCGGAATGGTGAGGATCAAGCCATAGCTAAGTTTTTCCGTAATGATACCGGCAAATCGGTTATTGACTCGATCCGCTCGCAGTCCGACTATTTCCGGGATAACGAGCGGAAGCTAACCAATGAACGGATTTCGAATTTGAAGGAAAGCAATAGCAGACTTCTGATAACCATGTATATTCTATGGACACTGGTTGTGCTGCTCGCGGTCTTGATTACGTATTTAATCTCTGCAAGTATTGTAAATCCGCTGCAGCATGTCATTCTGGCAATTAATGGGATCGCTGGAGGCGGCAATATGTCTGAGCGGATAAAGGTAAAGACCATGGATGAAATCTATGATCTTGGTGAAGCTACCAATAGTCTGCTGGATAAAGTGCAGCTGGAACAGTGGAGCAGTGAGCAGCAGACTGCCATGTCCGTAATTCTGCAGGAAGCTACAGATATTTATTTGTTATGCAGGACTTTTATGAATAAACTGGCAACAACCCTTGAGATGCAATACGGTGCCATTTATGTTATGGATCATAAGGAACGTTATAAATGTATGTATTCCTATGCCGGTGCTGAGAAAACAGAATTCCCGTTTGCAGAAGATTCAATCTTACCCGGTGTGGGTCTTGTGGGACAATGTGCAGTAGATAAACGTATAATTATAGTTGAAGATTTGCCGGAGAATTATATCAGCATTAATTCTGCACTGGGCAGAACGGCTCCCCGCTTCGCAGTTATTGCACCGATTATATTTGAGAATAAAACTGTGGCTGTTTTAGAAGTAGCTTCATTGACCCAATGGGCATCGTATCACCATGAGCTTTTATCCAAGCTTTTGGACATGATGGCGGTTTCCGTGAATTCAGTGATGACCCGTATGGAAATCCAGAAACTGTATCATAATTCCCAGGTCATGAATGAAGAGCTGCAAGTTCAATCGGAAGAACTGCAGGTGCAATCTGAGGAATTGCAGGTGCAGACCGAAGAATTGCAAAATCAAACGAATGAATTGCTCACGGTCAACCGGGAACTGGAGAATCAGAAGGCCGTTGCAGAGAATGCCGCAGTGGAACTGGAACGATATAATGAGCAGCTTGAGTTAAGCTCCCGCTATAAATCGGAATTTCTGGCGAATATGTCGCATGAGCTGCGTACTCCGCTGAATAGTATGCTTATCCTATCCCAACTGCTGGCCGAGAACCGCAATAACAACTTAAGCGAGGAAGAACAAGGTTATGCTTCGGTCATTCACAATTCCGGCACTGATTTGCTGGTCATGATCAACGATATTCTCGATCTGTCCAAGGTGGAAGCCGGCAAAATGATGGTGGAAATGGATGCGGTCAATCTTACGGAGCTCCCTACATTGCTCAGGGGTTATTTTGGTAAAACCGCCGAACAACAGAAATTGGAGTTTTCTGTGAACATCGGTGCAGAAGTACCGGATCTATTTTATACCGACGAAATGCGGCTGCATCAAATTCTGCGCAATCTGCTGTCCAATGCCTTTAAGTTTACGGAGGTAGGTTCCGTGCAAGTTGACATTACCCGGATCGAAGCTTATTCTGACCCGCAGTATAACCCAACTGAGCCAGTTTTGGCTTTCTCCGTCAAGGATACGGGAATCGGGATTTCGGAAGAGCATCGTGAGCTGATTTTTGAAGCTTTCATGCAGGCAGACGGTTCAACTGTACGCAAATTTGGGGGAACCGGGTTGGGTCTGTCAATCTCCCTGCAGCTGGCCAGATTACTGGGCGGGTATATTTCACTGCAGAGCGAGCTGGGGCAAGGCAGCACCTTTACACTATTTCTTCCTTGCCGTTGCCTTGAAGCTGACATGGAGGATGGACTTCAGCCGCCGGGCTCCTGGTCAACCGTTGCGGCGGCACGGGAGCGGGAAGTCACTCAAAAGCCTGAGAAGGCCACTATAACTGTGGACACAAGTTTGTTTGAGAAACAATATGACATGCTCCAAGGCAGGACTGTGCTGATTGTTGATGATGATCTTCGTAATATTTATGCCCTTAAGCAAGGGCTGGAGCCTTATCAGATGAATATCCTTACGGCACAGTCAGGCTTTGAGTGTCTACAGATTGTCAGGGAACAGGCAAATGTGGATATCGTGCTGCTAGATATTATGATGCCGAATCTGGATGGTTATGATACTCTGTCAATCATTCGTGAAGAACTCCTGCTTCCGGATCTGCCGATTATCGCGATTTCAGCCAAAACCATGAAAGAGGACCGTGAGAAATGCCTGGCGGCGGGCGCAACTGATTTCATAAGCAAACCTGTTGTTATGAAAGACGTGATTACCCGAATGTGCCGATGGATTACGGTTGAATAA